In Oleiharenicola lentus, the following are encoded in one genomic region:
- the galK gene encoding galactokinase, with amino-acid sequence MNTFSEQFRKHFNQAPAVFARAPGRVEFIGNHTDYNGGAVLGAAINRTVTVAAAAAPAGQFHLRSTGGGAPVELAILPGGRLTGEAAWANYPLGIWRSLGDFKLPRPAGFDLLVESDLPAGAGLSSSAALELATALALLKLAGGTLTPDQLAALGRHAENTYVGVPCGILDQGTSAFGAAGHLVHIDCRGPVFTRVPLPANTHLWIFNTKEKHALVDGLYATRHRECMTAAKILGVKLLADLTPAQFAAQATKLDPVIAKRAKHIVEEHARVAETVAALARGDLAAAGRLLTASHRSSQHLFENSTPALDRLVDLLEPHPAVLGARLTGGGFGGAVMALTRDNFGQAEAEKIAAQAGSRPEIIHLQVADGARVVG; translated from the coding sequence GTGAACACCTTCAGCGAACAATTCCGTAAGCATTTCAACCAGGCCCCTGCTGTTTTCGCCCGCGCGCCGGGGCGGGTCGAGTTCATCGGCAACCACACCGACTACAACGGTGGCGCCGTGCTCGGGGCGGCGATCAATCGCACCGTGACGGTGGCGGCGGCCGCCGCCCCGGCCGGACAATTTCACCTGCGCAGCACGGGCGGCGGCGCTCCCGTCGAGCTGGCGATTCTGCCCGGCGGACGCCTGACCGGTGAAGCGGCGTGGGCCAATTATCCGCTGGGCATCTGGCGCTCGCTGGGTGACTTCAAGCTGCCGCGGCCGGCGGGTTTCGACCTGCTGGTGGAATCCGACCTTCCGGCCGGGGCCGGCCTCAGCAGCAGCGCCGCGCTCGAGCTCGCGACCGCCCTGGCCCTGCTCAAGCTGGCCGGCGGCACCCTCACGCCCGACCAGCTGGCGGCCCTCGGCCGCCACGCCGAAAACACCTACGTCGGCGTGCCCTGCGGCATCCTCGACCAGGGGACGAGCGCCTTCGGCGCGGCCGGACACCTCGTGCACATCGACTGCCGCGGCCCGGTCTTCACCCGGGTGCCGCTGCCGGCGAACACCCACCTGTGGATTTTCAACACCAAGGAAAAGCACGCGCTGGTGGACGGGCTTTACGCGACGCGGCACCGCGAGTGCATGACCGCGGCCAAGATCCTCGGGGTGAAACTGCTCGCCGACCTCACGCCCGCGCAGTTCGCCGCGCAGGCCACCAAGCTCGACCCGGTGATCGCGAAGCGAGCCAAGCACATTGTCGAGGAGCACGCGCGGGTGGCCGAGACCGTGGCCGCGCTGGCCCGGGGCGATCTGGCGGCGGCAGGCCGGTTGCTCACCGCCTCGCACCGCAGCTCCCAACACCTGTTCGAAAACAGCACCCCGGCGCTCGACCGGTTGGTGGATCTGCTGGAGCCGCATCCGGCCGTGCTCGGCGCCCGCCTGACCGGCGGCGGCTTCGGCGGCGCCGTGATGGCGCTCACGCGCGATAATTTTGGTCAGGCCGAGGCGGAGAAAATCGCCGCCCAGGCAGGTTCCCGCCCCGAGATCATCCACCTGCAGGTGGCCGACGGGGCCCGGGTCGTGGGGTGA
- a CDS encoding carbon starvation CstA family protein, with amino-acid sequence MKFPAWFKVLVWSLVVALGVTAVGVLAWSRGEPVSALWVVVAALCVFAVAYRFHSAWLLAKVLTLDELRAPPSVVREDGKDYVQTNKWIVFGHHFAAIAGPGPLVGPVLAAQFGFMPGMLWMLIGATLGGAVHDSVILFCSVRRGGKSLGQMVREEVGPFAGLAALVSIVAIMIILLAVLGLVVVNALAESPWGLFTIAATMPIAVLMGCGLRYGGHGARTLWSVSIFGVLALLAAVWGGQHVHGSALEGWLTLKGTTLAWWIMGYGIVASILPVWLLLAPRDYLSTFMKIGTVAAMGIAIIVLAPTLKMPALTKFIDGTGPVVAGPLFPFVFITIACAAVSGFHSLISSGTTPKLLMRESHIRTIGYGAMATEMVVGLMALIAACAMEPGEYFAINMKGEAAAVTARVTELGFPVTVAQMDQLAADVGEKTMVGRTGGAPTFAVGMAHMFAGVLGSKAALALWYHFAIMFEALFILTTIDAGTRVGRFLVQDLLGLVSKRLADTGSFAANTLATLLFVGAWGWFLYQGVVDPLGGINSLWPIFGVANQLLAVIALSLGTTVLIKMGRARYLWVTLAPLVWLLSVTMSAGWLKIFAADPRVGFLSAAASLQERIAGGGTAKQLADWEHLVTNNYINTAVTGTFLVLVLLVVAANARVWWLLLSGRRAAELREDAYVPLTPAPATK; translated from the coding sequence ATGAAATTCCCCGCCTGGTTCAAGGTCCTCGTCTGGTCTCTCGTTGTCGCCTTGGGCGTTACCGCCGTCGGCGTGCTTGCCTGGTCGCGGGGGGAGCCGGTCAGCGCGCTGTGGGTCGTGGTGGCGGCGCTGTGCGTGTTTGCCGTGGCCTACCGGTTTCACTCGGCGTGGCTGCTGGCGAAGGTGCTGACGCTCGATGAGCTGCGCGCGCCGCCGTCGGTCGTGCGCGAGGACGGCAAGGACTACGTGCAGACGAACAAGTGGATCGTGTTCGGCCACCATTTCGCGGCGATCGCCGGGCCGGGCCCCCTGGTCGGGCCGGTGCTGGCGGCGCAGTTCGGTTTCATGCCCGGCATGCTGTGGATGCTGATCGGGGCCACGCTCGGCGGCGCCGTGCACGACAGCGTGATCCTGTTCTGCTCGGTGCGCCGCGGCGGCAAGTCGCTTGGCCAGATGGTGCGCGAGGAGGTCGGGCCCTTCGCCGGGCTGGCGGCGCTGGTGAGCATCGTGGCGATCATGATCATCCTGCTGGCCGTGCTCGGCCTGGTGGTGGTCAACGCGCTCGCCGAAAGCCCGTGGGGACTGTTCACGATCGCGGCGACCATGCCCATCGCGGTGCTGATGGGCTGCGGCCTGCGTTATGGCGGGCACGGCGCCCGCACACTCTGGTCGGTGAGCATTTTCGGGGTGCTGGCCCTGCTCGCGGCGGTCTGGGGCGGGCAACACGTGCACGGCTCGGCGCTCGAGGGCTGGCTCACGCTGAAGGGCACGACGCTGGCGTGGTGGATCATGGGCTACGGCATCGTGGCCTCGATCCTGCCGGTGTGGCTGCTGCTCGCGCCCCGCGATTACCTGAGCACGTTCATGAAGATCGGCACCGTGGCGGCCATGGGCATTGCGATCATCGTGCTGGCGCCGACGCTCAAGATGCCGGCGCTGACGAAGTTCATCGACGGCACCGGCCCGGTCGTGGCGGGGCCGCTCTTCCCGTTTGTGTTCATCACCATCGCCTGCGCGGCGGTGTCGGGCTTCCACTCGCTGATTTCCTCGGGCACGACGCCCAAGCTGCTGATGCGCGAGAGCCACATCCGCACGATCGGCTACGGGGCGATGGCCACGGAGATGGTGGTGGGCCTGATGGCGCTCATCGCCGCCTGCGCGATGGAGCCGGGCGAATATTTCGCCATCAACATGAAGGGCGAGGCCGCGGCGGTGACCGCGCGCGTGACCGAGCTGGGGTTTCCGGTGACGGTCGCGCAGATGGACCAGCTCGCCGCCGACGTGGGCGAGAAGACCATGGTCGGGCGCACCGGCGGCGCGCCGACCTTTGCCGTGGGCATGGCGCACATGTTCGCCGGCGTGCTCGGGTCCAAGGCCGCGCTCGCGCTCTGGTATCACTTCGCGATCATGTTCGAGGCGCTCTTCATCCTCACCACCATCGACGCCGGCACGCGCGTGGGGCGTTTCCTCGTGCAGGACCTGCTCGGGCTGGTGTCGAAGCGCCTGGCGGACACGGGCTCGTTCGCCGCCAACACGCTCGCCACGCTGCTCTTCGTGGGGGCCTGGGGCTGGTTCCTCTACCAGGGCGTGGTGGATCCGCTCGGCGGCATCAACTCGCTCTGGCCAATCTTCGGCGTGGCCAACCAGCTGCTCGCCGTCATCGCGCTCTCCCTCGGCACGACCGTGCTCATCAAGATGGGGCGTGCCCGCTACCTCTGGGTGACGCTGGCCCCGCTGGTCTGGCTGCTGTCGGTCACGATGAGCGCCGGCTGGCTGAAAATCTTCGCGGCCGATCCGCGGGTCGGCTTCCTGAGCGCGGCCGCCTCGCTCCAGGAGCGCATCGCCGGCGGCGGCACGGCGAAGCAGCTCGCCGACTGGGAGCATCTGGTGACGAACAACTACATCAACACCGCCGTGACGGGCACCTTCCTCGTGCTCGTGCTGCTCGTGGTGGCGGCCAACGCCCGCGTCTGGTGGCTGCTGCTCTCGGGCCGGCGGGCGGCGGAACTGCGCGAGGACGCCTACGTGCCGCTGACCCCGGCCCCGGCCACGAAGTGA
- a CDS encoding FKBP-type peptidyl-prolyl cis-trans isomerase produces the protein MRTYGILLILGVILIFIAWQARTGVFRRADPGEPANKYMRQVLENPQLSEADAAVLREQYGTAHVNPSGLRYLVRQPGEGQPPSLGAQVLAHYEGYLLDGRKFDSSRDRGAPFAFRVGTGAVIKGWDEAFQGMKKGEKRTLLIPWWLGYGEQGKGMIPPRATLRFEVELLEIR, from the coding sequence ATGCGCACCTACGGCATCCTTCTCATCCTCGGCGTTATCCTGATCTTCATCGCCTGGCAGGCCCGCACCGGTGTGTTCCGCCGCGCCGATCCCGGTGAACCCGCCAACAAATACATGCGGCAGGTGCTGGAGAACCCGCAGCTCAGCGAGGCCGACGCCGCCGTGCTCCGCGAGCAATACGGCACCGCGCATGTGAATCCCTCGGGCCTCCGCTACCTCGTGCGCCAGCCCGGCGAGGGCCAGCCCCCCTCGCTCGGTGCGCAGGTCCTCGCGCACTACGAAGGCTACCTGCTCGACGGCCGGAAATTCGACAGCTCGCGCGACCGCGGCGCGCCCTTCGCCTTCCGCGTCGGCACCGGCGCCGTCATCAAGGGGTGGGACGAGGCTTTTCAAGGCATGAAAAAGGGCGAGAAGCGCACGCTGCTGATCCCGTGGTGGCTCGGCTACGGCGAGCAGGGCAAAGGCATGATCCCGCCGCGCGCGACCCTGCGCTTCGAGGTCGAGCTGCTGGAGATCCGGTAA
- a CDS encoding metallophosphoesterase family protein: MTRIAVIADTHDRVPPGLLERLAAADEIWHLGDVCAPEVLGEFEALGRPVQVVIGNNEWHNLWPFERRLARGGHAFHLVHIPPAKAPAGVRFVLHGHTHVPRDETDAAGVRWLNPGALCRPRDGSTVGFAWLTVADGKPPEWRRVAL, translated from the coding sequence GTGACCCGCATCGCCGTCATCGCCGACACGCACGACCGGGTGCCGCCCGGCCTGTTGGAGCGATTGGCGGCGGCGGACGAGATCTGGCACCTGGGCGACGTGTGCGCGCCCGAGGTGCTCGGGGAATTTGAGGCGCTCGGCCGCCCGGTTCAGGTCGTCATCGGCAACAACGAGTGGCACAACCTCTGGCCGTTCGAACGGCGGCTCGCGCGCGGCGGCCACGCCTTTCACCTGGTGCACATTCCTCCCGCCAAGGCGCCGGCCGGCGTGCGCTTTGTGTTGCACGGCCATACCCACGTGCCGCGGGACGAGACGGACGCGGCGGGTGTGCGCTGGCTGAATCCCGGGGCCCTGTGCCGGCCGCGAGACGGTTCGACGGTCGGATTTGCGTGGCTGACGGTGGCCGACGGGAAGCCGCCGGAGTGGCGGCGCGTCGCGCTCTGA
- a CDS encoding acetylxylan esterase — translation MNPTPRLAAFLLTACSATLLHAQAPAPAAPTAPTAIAARAPSTGSGQGKPDFTKPFWEQSQADRQLVNRLSQEDHQDMLRQLGITKLRPGRNPNAGSTNPPNYDPTKANPFPDWPELMVAKDGTKITTPEQWWQKRRPEIIEDLEREIVGRLPAGVPKVEWEVTETVNTKVGGVPVIARRLVGIVDNSACPEIAVTIKMAVVLPAEASGPVPVLIMFGSAAMPDEPPFRFPGVAEPAAPPSNQQLIQAGWGYVALNPASIQPDNGAGLTSGIIGLTNKGARRTPEQWGALRAWAWGAARALDYLETLPAADAKRVGIEGVSRYGKAALVTLALEPRFAFGLIASSGEGGTKPHRRDFGETVENLAGSGAYHWMAGNFVKYAAEESSFGRKTAHDIPLDAHFRLALCAPRPTFVSYGVPERGDAHWLDAQGSYMATVAAGEAFRLLGVKDVGDPTNYRAALLPSATFGRLDGVLAWRQHDGGHESRSNLSHFLVWANKLIGHTPPPAAAK, via the coding sequence ATGAATCCCACCCCCCGTCTCGCCGCTTTCCTCCTGACCGCCTGTTCCGCGACCCTGCTGCACGCCCAGGCGCCTGCCCCGGCGGCCCCCACAGCCCCGACGGCCATTGCGGCGCGGGCTCCTTCGACAGGCTCAGGACAGGGCAAGCCGGATTTCACCAAGCCGTTCTGGGAGCAGAGCCAGGCGGACCGGCAGCTGGTCAACCGGCTGTCGCAGGAGGATCACCAGGATATGCTGAGGCAGCTCGGGATCACCAAGCTCCGCCCAGGCCGCAACCCCAACGCCGGTTCGACCAACCCACCCAACTACGACCCGACCAAGGCCAACCCTTTCCCCGACTGGCCCGAGCTCATGGTGGCGAAGGACGGCACGAAGATCACCACGCCCGAGCAGTGGTGGCAGAAACGCCGCCCCGAAATCATCGAGGACCTCGAGCGTGAGATCGTCGGTCGCCTCCCCGCCGGCGTGCCCAAGGTGGAGTGGGAGGTCACCGAGACCGTGAACACGAAGGTCGGCGGCGTGCCCGTCATCGCCCGCCGGCTGGTCGGTATCGTGGACAATTCCGCCTGCCCCGAAATCGCCGTGACCATCAAGATGGCCGTCGTCCTGCCCGCCGAGGCGTCCGGCCCCGTGCCGGTGCTGATCATGTTTGGTTCGGCCGCGATGCCAGACGAGCCGCCGTTCCGTTTTCCCGGCGTGGCCGAGCCCGCCGCGCCGCCGTCCAATCAGCAGCTGATCCAGGCCGGCTGGGGCTACGTCGCGCTCAATCCCGCCAGCATCCAGCCCGACAACGGCGCCGGTCTCACGTCCGGCATCATCGGCCTGACCAACAAGGGGGCCCGCCGCACGCCCGAGCAATGGGGCGCCCTCCGCGCCTGGGCCTGGGGTGCGGCCCGTGCGCTCGACTACCTTGAGACCCTGCCCGCGGCCGACGCCAAGCGCGTGGGCATCGAGGGCGTGTCGCGCTACGGCAAGGCCGCGCTGGTCACGCTTGCGCTCGAGCCGCGTTTCGCCTTCGGCCTGATCGCCTCGTCGGGCGAAGGCGGCACCAAGCCGCACCGCCGCGACTTCGGCGAGACGGTGGAGAACCTCGCCGGCTCCGGCGCCTACCACTGGATGGCCGGCAACTTCGTGAAATACGCCGCCGAGGAGTCGTCCTTCGGCCGCAAGACCGCCCACGACATTCCGCTCGACGCGCACTTCCGCCTCGCCCTCTGCGCCCCGCGCCCGACCTTCGTCAGCTACGGCGTCCCCGAGAGAGGCGACGCCCACTGGCTCGACGCGCAGGGCAGCTACATGGCGACCGTCGCCGCCGGCGAAGCCTTCCGGCTCCTTGGCGTGAAGGATGTCGGCGACCCCACGAACTACCGCGCGGCGCTGTTGCCCTCCGCCACCTTCGGCCGCCTCGACGGCGTCCTCGCCTGGCGCCAACACGACGGGGGCCACGAGAGCCGCAGCAACCTGAGCCACTTCCTCGTCTGGGCGAACAAGCTGATCGGGCACACTCCGCCGCCTGCGGCGGCGAAGTGA
- a CDS encoding cupin domain-containing protein: protein MPAFALAQLDAIPPVPCPCGQSRRAFATPDNPVATIHLVDAKVDTQTHYHKKLTEIYLILEGEGHIELDGERHPVRPLTSILIKPGCRHRLIGQIRFVNIPVPAFDPHDEWFD from the coding sequence ATGCCTGCTTTCGCCCTGGCCCAACTTGACGCCATTCCGCCGGTTCCCTGCCCCTGCGGCCAGTCGCGCCGCGCCTTCGCCACCCCCGACAACCCCGTCGCCACGATCCACCTCGTGGACGCCAAGGTCGATACGCAGACCCACTACCACAAAAAGCTCACCGAGATTTATCTCATCCTCGAGGGCGAGGGTCACATCGAGCTCGACGGCGAGCGGCACCCGGTGCGCCCGCTGACCAGCATCCTGATCAAACCCGGCTGCCGCCACCGCCTCATCGGCCAAATCCGCTTCGTGAACATCCCCGTCCCCGCCTTCGACCCGCACGACGAGTGGTTCGACTAA
- a CDS encoding type II secretion system protein: MSGLLRNHPTFRRARAFTIVEVMVVVAIIGFLAAAGLPGYRHLTMRSKVTALENDLRQFATVVQTFALQNGRWPADGDPQTIPADLVASISPNFAQKTPIGGVYKWNYDIPADGVTAKAAIVVQTASGNPVTDDEALFLMIDKQMDDGVLETGNIQVGSTNSLVFIIEK; encoded by the coding sequence ATGTCCGGTTTACTTCGCAATCATCCGACTTTCCGCCGTGCGCGGGCTTTCACGATCGTGGAAGTCATGGTCGTGGTTGCGATCATCGGATTCTTGGCGGCGGCGGGTTTGCCCGGCTACCGGCATCTCACGATGCGGTCAAAGGTCACGGCGCTCGAAAACGACCTGCGTCAGTTTGCGACCGTGGTTCAAACTTTCGCCCTCCAGAACGGCCGCTGGCCCGCCGACGGTGATCCGCAAACGATCCCGGCCGATCTCGTTGCCTCCATTTCGCCCAACTTTGCCCAGAAAACCCCGATCGGCGGCGTTTATAAGTGGAATTACGACATTCCCGCCGACGGCGTGACCGCCAAAGCCGCCATCGTGGTGCAGACCGCCTCCGGCAATCCCGTCACGGACGACGAGGCCCTGTTCCTGATGATCGACAAGCAAATGGACGACGGCGTCCTTGAAACCGGCAACATCCAGGTCGGCTCGACCAATTCCCTGGTGTTCATCATCGAGAAATGA
- a CDS encoding M48 family metallopeptidase gives MPEMVFKRSVRARSYRLTLRKDGVAAVTIPARGSEREAREFVAQHQDWLARARARQARRPRPAVSWTIGTSVLWRGEMTEIRAAAVGEAPKVCLASDVFPVRALEGDLRAVLEAQFARRAKIELPARTWELAAEKGADVKQVTVRNQRSRWGSCSVGGTISLNWRLVQAPESVRDYIICHELAHLRQMNHSDRFWAQVEEYFPAWREAERWLKHEGSLLGL, from the coding sequence ATGCCGGAAATGGTCTTCAAGCGCAGCGTCCGGGCCCGTTCCTACCGGCTCACGCTGCGCAAGGACGGCGTGGCCGCGGTCACGATCCCGGCGCGCGGCTCCGAACGGGAAGCGCGGGAATTTGTCGCGCAGCATCAGGACTGGCTGGCCCGCGCGCGGGCGCGGCAAGCCCGGCGCCCGCGTCCGGCGGTTTCTTGGACGATCGGCACGTCCGTGTTGTGGCGGGGCGAGATGACGGAAATCCGCGCCGCGGCGGTGGGTGAGGCGCCCAAGGTCTGTCTCGCGTCGGACGTATTTCCCGTGCGCGCGCTGGAAGGTGATCTGCGCGCGGTGCTGGAGGCGCAGTTTGCCCGCCGGGCGAAGATCGAACTGCCGGCGCGCACCTGGGAGCTCGCCGCCGAGAAGGGGGCCGACGTGAAGCAGGTGACCGTGCGCAACCAGCGCTCGCGCTGGGGTTCCTGCTCCGTCGGCGGCACCATTTCGCTCAACTGGCGCCTCGTGCAGGCGCCGGAAAGCGTGCGCGACTACATCATCTGCCATGAGCTCGCGCACCTGCGGCAGATGAACCACTCGGACCGTTTCTGGGCGCAGGTGGAGGAATATTTTCCCGCCTGGCGCGAGGCCGAGCGCTGGCTGAAGCACGAGGGATCGCTGCTGGGGTTGTGA
- a CDS encoding TonB-dependent receptor translates to MQTTLKSRASAGLLALLTVGWTPLFGQTTTPSESDKKNEEGVVTLDKLVVTGLRGSLTSAAEIKQSKMEIVDAIVASDIDKLPDINVSYALSRVPGVQLAHTFSGLGGNGAVTIRGLNQITNTLDGRQVLTPGGIANGTAGVGVGQRNFDYSQIPSALIAGIDVYKTAAANQIDGGLGGLVNVRMRKPFDFPDGFGGGATVGTSYSSLHRKNEQNYNVFGNATAKTDFGKIGLLVAVSDIATPWREDAIGIGNPIANTTVTTGVATALSSSGYNVSSSYGRFKTNGSNTVLEWEPNERWQFYVGYNPNKWRNTQDTMQFTTALTAANSVAGSGVMFDGSNTAVRAASFANVTGTAYGLIRDLQNKLDMVFAGGRFAEGDLTVLFDANRFKSSNRFHNNLVFASVTIPSLSYDLAGEIPSVRIGGVSLQDPSVYRLNQVNYRLFPSNSEGKAARIDAEYNIKRGFLSKIVGGMRYSTTTSDNYPTGLFLGSFTIPGTANQLSQYPGLWRPTPVQDFFAGYSQPQIPAYLAGDTAIMRDANAFYKAYGATNTPDTSATVNRLSLFDIEETTTAFYVMPQFSGTVGGYTVEGNFGLRAVQTKEDTNGFQGPNSASAVPLNLQSSYWNYLPSFNGRVRLNDHLFFRAAFSKTITRPNFGSLSPSLTLNANPVNPALNSGSQGNPDLKPIRGTNVDLSLEYYFNKSDLVYVAAFNKDVKGFIASFSEQRTYDGVTYVISTSRNLNPATIKGLEVGFQHFFSSLPAPFDGLGLQANYTYVDSSTPTTVTGAGTVTTPLTNLSKRSYNIVAMYEKGPVSARLAYNYRADFVTGFAYFVNAGLLSQTMLGYADLDASFNYSLTKNLQFALQGVNLTNKLRYQVYGTKMVPSNIYLDGRQVLASVTLRF, encoded by the coding sequence ATGCAAACGACACTGAAATCACGTGCGAGCGCCGGTCTCCTGGCGCTCTTGACCGTCGGCTGGACACCCCTGTTCGGCCAGACCACGACTCCGAGCGAATCCGACAAAAAGAACGAGGAGGGCGTCGTCACGCTCGACAAGCTCGTCGTCACCGGCCTGCGCGGCAGTCTTACCTCGGCCGCCGAGATCAAGCAGTCCAAGATGGAGATCGTTGACGCCATCGTCGCGAGCGACATCGACAAGCTGCCCGACATCAACGTTTCTTACGCGCTCTCCCGCGTGCCCGGCGTGCAGCTGGCCCACACCTTCTCGGGCCTGGGCGGCAACGGCGCGGTGACGATCCGCGGCCTCAACCAGATCACCAACACGCTGGACGGACGCCAGGTCCTCACGCCGGGCGGCATCGCCAACGGCACGGCCGGCGTCGGTGTCGGTCAGCGCAATTTCGACTACTCGCAGATTCCCTCCGCCCTGATCGCCGGCATCGACGTGTACAAGACCGCGGCCGCGAACCAGATCGACGGCGGCCTTGGCGGCCTGGTGAACGTCCGCATGCGCAAGCCCTTCGACTTCCCCGACGGCTTCGGCGGCGGCGCGACCGTCGGCACCTCCTACTCGTCGCTCCACCGGAAGAACGAGCAAAACTACAACGTCTTTGGCAACGCCACCGCCAAGACCGACTTCGGCAAGATCGGACTGCTCGTCGCGGTGAGCGACATCGCCACGCCCTGGCGCGAGGACGCGATCGGCATCGGCAACCCCATCGCCAACACGACCGTCACGACCGGCGTCGCGACCGCGCTGTCCTCGAGCGGTTACAACGTCAGCTCCTCCTACGGCCGGTTCAAGACCAACGGTTCCAACACGGTGCTCGAGTGGGAGCCCAACGAGCGCTGGCAGTTCTATGTCGGCTACAACCCGAACAAGTGGCGGAACACCCAGGACACGATGCAATTCACGACCGCCCTGACCGCCGCCAATTCCGTGGCCGGCTCCGGCGTGATGTTCGACGGCAGCAACACCGCCGTGCGCGCCGCGAGCTTCGCCAACGTCACCGGCACCGCCTACGGCCTCATCCGTGACCTCCAGAACAAGCTCGACATGGTCTTCGCCGGCGGCCGCTTCGCCGAGGGCGATCTCACCGTGCTGTTCGACGCCAACCGCTTCAAGAGCTCGAACCGGTTCCACAACAACCTCGTGTTCGCCTCCGTCACCATCCCGTCGCTCTCCTACGACCTCGCCGGCGAGATTCCTTCGGTGCGCATCGGCGGTGTCAGCCTGCAGGACCCGAGCGTCTATCGCCTCAACCAGGTCAACTACCGCCTCTTCCCCTCCAACTCCGAGGGCAAGGCCGCGCGCATCGACGCCGAGTATAACATCAAGCGGGGCTTCCTCTCCAAGATCGTCGGCGGCATGCGCTACTCGACGACGACCAGCGACAATTACCCGACGGGCCTCTTCCTCGGCTCCTTCACCATCCCGGGCACGGCCAATCAGCTGAGCCAGTATCCGGGCCTCTGGCGTCCGACCCCGGTCCAGGACTTCTTCGCCGGTTACAGCCAGCCCCAGATTCCCGCCTACCTCGCGGGCGACACCGCGATCATGCGCGACGCCAACGCCTTCTACAAGGCCTACGGCGCCACCAACACGCCGGACACCTCGGCGACCGTCAACCGCCTCAGCCTCTTCGACATCGAGGAGACGACGACCGCCTTCTATGTCATGCCCCAGTTTTCGGGCACGGTCGGCGGTTACACCGTCGAGGGCAACTTTGGCCTCCGGGCCGTGCAGACCAAGGAGGATACCAACGGCTTCCAGGGCCCCAACTCGGCCTCCGCCGTGCCGCTCAACCTGCAGAGCTCCTACTGGAACTATCTGCCGAGCTTCAACGGCCGCGTCCGCCTGAACGACCATCTCTTCTTCCGCGCGGCCTTCTCGAAGACGATCACGCGGCCGAACTTCGGCTCGCTGTCGCCCTCGCTCACGCTCAACGCCAACCCCGTGAACCCGGCCCTCAACTCCGGCTCGCAGGGCAATCCCGACCTCAAGCCCATCCGCGGCACCAACGTGGACCTCTCGCTGGAATACTACTTCAACAAGTCCGACCTGGTCTATGTCGCCGCCTTCAACAAGGACGTGAAGGGCTTCATCGCCAGCTTCTCCGAGCAGCGCACCTATGACGGCGTCACCTACGTGATCAGCACGTCGCGCAACCTGAACCCGGCGACGATCAAGGGCCTCGAGGTCGGCTTCCAGCACTTCTTCTCCTCGCTGCCCGCACCGTTCGACGGCCTCGGCCTGCAGGCGAACTACACCTATGTGGACAGCTCCACGCCCACCACCGTCACGGGCGCCGGCACGGTCACGACGCCGCTCACGAACCTCTCGAAGCGCAGCTACAACATCGTGGCGATGTATGAAAAGGGACCGGTCTCGGCCCGCCTCGCGTATAACTACCGGGCGGACTTCGTCACGGGCTTCGCCTACTTCGTGAACGCCGGCCTGCTCAGCCAGACGATGCTCGGCTACGCCGATCTCGACGCCTCGTTCAACTACAGCCTCACGAAAAACCTGCAGTTCGCGCTCCAGGGCGTGAACCTCACGAACAAGCTCCGCTACCAGGTCTATGGCACCAAGATGGTGCCCTCGAACATCTACCTCGATGGTCGTCAGGTGCTGGCCAGCGTGACGCTGCGTTTCTGA
- a CDS encoding ORF6N domain-containing protein, giving the protein MSSPDADPLAGRIFTIRGQRVMLDTDLARLYGVATFRFNEAVKRNADKFPEDFRFQLTREEQASLISQFPA; this is encoded by the coding sequence ATGTCCTCCCCCGATGCCGATCCCTTGGCCGGCCGCATTTTCACGATCCGCGGTCAGCGCGTGATGCTCGATACCGACCTCGCCCGGTTGTATGGCGTGGCGACTTTTCGTTTCAACGAGGCGGTGAAGCGCAATGCCGATAAGTTTCCCGAAGACTTCCGGTTCCAACTTACGCGGGAAGAGCAGGCCAGCCTGATATCGCAATTTCCGGCTTGA